One window from the genome of Spiractinospora alimapuensis encodes:
- a CDS encoding alpha/beta fold hydrolase — protein sequence MPDRSRSPYRSERTTRWRRRGAVIAMMAFSAAGISVPAWSDSGPDTERPAHECADATEECVGVIEVPKDWNDPEGDTIEVPFAFVPASGEGEARGTILANEGGPFAQLVGVESVTEVLGPVLEERNLLMVEMRGFGDAAPLDCGEYDILVPDSIAECAEELAEDAPYFTMAQAVHDHDAVRSALGIDTLTLFGNSYGTMVMQSYISHYPQRVDAMMLDGVLNITDDGYTDTLNRFLHQQAALEGLAEVCSFSDACDDLPGEPADRLTEVVEQLREEGATEDLFTLSAPVINSQNMPDLGRETNAALAARLDGDPAPLQRTLVEYAIPEGSMDRAPDPAFLSYNCSDGEFPFDRDASREERRAQLDDFYETEQPFAPFTVEETIVGQLGVSEADWCVNWPAGDGPPVDVQADVPDVPVLITSGGRDTGTPTSGARRTAERFPGATLIVMPYEGHGNVYPSGIEELDCPTHQARDFLSDPETPAADHGCDDPPYLAQGAFPETVSDLGDLDVADLSGQEARAVHVSFATASDAAVRRHPAAWRALELAETTGIRGGEITFDDDTATIGLDSVRYVEDAAATGEVSHTPTGDVDADITLDTGDATHEVTLSWSQMFAGETTDVSGSIDGTPFTATIPAP from the coding sequence ATGCCTGACCGAAGTCGATCGCCCTACCGGTCCGAGCGGACGACGAGGTGGCGACGCCGCGGTGCCGTCATCGCCATGATGGCGTTCTCCGCCGCCGGTATCAGTGTCCCGGCGTGGTCGGACTCGGGGCCCGACACCGAGCGGCCGGCCCACGAATGCGCTGACGCCACCGAGGAGTGCGTCGGGGTCATCGAGGTCCCCAAGGACTGGAACGACCCCGAAGGGGACACCATCGAGGTCCCCTTCGCCTTCGTCCCGGCCTCCGGCGAAGGAGAGGCGCGGGGCACCATCCTCGCCAATGAGGGAGGTCCGTTCGCGCAACTTGTGGGAGTGGAGTCGGTGACCGAGGTACTCGGTCCGGTGTTGGAGGAGCGGAACCTGCTCATGGTGGAGATGCGCGGGTTCGGTGACGCGGCCCCGTTGGACTGCGGAGAGTACGACATCCTGGTCCCGGACTCGATCGCTGAATGCGCCGAGGAGCTCGCCGAGGACGCCCCCTACTTCACGATGGCGCAGGCGGTCCATGACCACGACGCCGTCAGGTCAGCGCTGGGCATCGACACGCTGACCCTGTTCGGCAACTCCTACGGGACCATGGTCATGCAGTCCTACATCTCGCACTACCCACAGCGCGTCGACGCGATGATGCTCGATGGCGTCCTGAACATCACCGACGACGGCTACACCGACACACTGAATCGCTTCTTGCACCAGCAGGCGGCTCTGGAAGGCCTGGCGGAGGTCTGCTCTTTCTCCGATGCCTGCGACGATCTTCCGGGGGAGCCCGCCGACCGGCTGACCGAGGTCGTCGAGCAGCTACGGGAGGAGGGCGCCACCGAGGACCTATTCACCCTGTCAGCACCTGTGATCAACAGTCAGAACATGCCCGATCTTGGCCGTGAAACCAACGCCGCGCTCGCCGCACGGCTGGACGGCGACCCCGCGCCGCTGCAGCGGACACTGGTGGAGTATGCCATCCCAGAGGGCAGCATGGACAGGGCGCCAGACCCCGCGTTCCTGAGCTACAACTGCAGCGACGGTGAATTCCCCTTCGATCGCGACGCCTCCCGGGAGGAGCGCCGCGCGCAGCTCGACGACTTCTACGAGACAGAGCAGCCCTTCGCGCCGTTCACCGTGGAGGAGACGATCGTGGGACAGCTAGGGGTCAGCGAGGCCGACTGGTGCGTGAACTGGCCCGCTGGCGATGGCCCGCCGGTCGACGTTCAGGCCGACGTGCCGGACGTCCCCGTCCTCATCACCAGCGGCGGCCGCGACACCGGGACCCCGACGTCTGGTGCCCGGCGTACCGCCGAACGCTTCCCCGGGGCCACGCTGATCGTCATGCCCTACGAGGGCCATGGGAACGTGTACCCGTCCGGCATTGAGGAGCTGGACTGCCCGACCCACCAAGCCCGGGACTTCCTCAGCGACCCTGAAACACCGGCCGCGGACCACGGCTGCGACGACCCCCCGTACCTCGCCCAGGGGGCCTTCCCGGAGACGGTCTCCGACCTCGGCGACCTGGACGTCGCTGATCTCTCCGGTCAGGAGGCGCGGGCGGTCCACGTGTCCTTCGCCACCGCGTCCGACGCCGCGGTCCGCCGCCACCCCGCCGCCTGGCGGGCCCTAGAGCTCGCGGAGACCACGGGGATCCGTGGCGGCGAGATCACCTTCGACGACGACACGGCCACGATCGGGCTCGACTCCGTTCGCTACGTGGAAGACGCCGCCGCGACCGGCGAGGTCTCACACACCCCGACCGGCGACGTCGACGCCGACATCACCCTGGACACGGGTGACGCCACCCACGAGGTGACCCTCTCCTGGTCCCAGATGTTCGCGGGAGAGACCACCGACGTCTCCGGCAGCATCGACGGCACCCCGTTCACAGCCACGATCCCCGCACCCTGA
- a CDS encoding macrolide 2'-phosphotransferase, whose amino-acid sequence MNTIEDVIALAAARGLHLSVEGAVLIEAGLDYRVVMAADEGGRRWVLRVPRRGDVGDGMAAEVRVLDLVGPVLAADGVAVPDWRVRTAELVAYPALHGAPGLTLTDAGEPVWHMDPACPDYAARLGRLLARLHAVTPERAEAAGVEVRTPERVRQAWRDDIARVGSEFTVAPALSEAWEAWLADDLCWPERTVMTHGEIYPAHVLLADDGAITGVLDWTTARVDDPARDLSAQYGAAGEKMLGVTLDAYAEAGGHVHSGLAAQARHLWEASPIGFALYALTTRTEADMATAATMLNPET is encoded by the coding sequence GTGAACACGATCGAGGACGTCATCGCTCTGGCCGCCGCCCGCGGCCTCCACCTGTCCGTCGAGGGCGCCGTGTTGATCGAGGCCGGCTTGGACTATCGGGTCGTCATGGCCGCTGACGAGGGTGGGCGCCGGTGGGTGTTGCGGGTGCCGCGTCGGGGGGATGTTGGGGACGGTATGGCCGCAGAGGTGCGGGTCCTTGACTTGGTGGGTCCGGTTCTGGCCGCTGATGGGGTCGCGGTGCCGGACTGGCGGGTTCGTACGGCGGAGTTGGTCGCCTATCCGGCCCTGCATGGTGCCCCTGGCCTGACCCTCACCGACGCCGGGGAGCCCGTGTGGCACATGGACCCCGCCTGCCCGGACTACGCCGCCCGCCTTGGGCGTCTGTTGGCGCGCCTGCACGCCGTCACGCCTGAGCGGGCCGAGGCCGCCGGGGTCGAGGTCCGTACGCCGGAGCGGGTGCGGCAGGCGTGGCGTGACGACATCGCGCGGGTTGGCTCGGAGTTCACCGTCGCGCCCGCCCTGTCGGAAGCGTGGGAGGCGTGGTTGGCCGACGACCTCTGCTGGCCGGAGCGGACCGTCATGACCCACGGGGAGATCTACCCCGCGCACGTCCTGCTCGCCGACGACGGCGCGATCACGGGTGTCCTGGACTGGACGACCGCGCGCGTGGACGACCCGGCCCGGGACCTGTCCGCGCAGTACGGTGCCGCGGGCGAGAAGATGCTGGGGGTCACCCTGGACGCCTACGCGGAGGCCGGCGGACACGTCCACTCCGGCCTGGCCGCCCAAGCCCGCCACCTGTGGGAGGCCTCCCCCATCGGCTTCGCCCTCTACGCCCTGACAACCCGCACCGAGGCGGACATGGCGACCGCGGCCACGATGCTGAACCCAGAGACCTGA
- a CDS encoding DUF6463 family protein, whose translation MNQRLSRLVRWRAFGAPSGALRLVGAAHIVYGAVLYRDALGDIARRGFVNAVPDFGDRATAFWFVTCGSMFMLCGHLLRSAEKAGDLDAQRDAGAALTAIGAVGSAAMPASGFWAVLAIGAAALRRGRRPRR comes from the coding sequence GTGAACCAACGCCTCTCCCGCCTGGTCCGCTGGCGGGCCTTCGGTGCGCCCAGTGGCGCGTTGCGACTGGTCGGCGCCGCCCACATCGTCTACGGCGCGGTCCTCTACCGGGACGCTCTCGGGGACATCGCGCGGCGTGGGTTCGTCAACGCTGTCCCGGACTTCGGCGACAGGGCCACGGCGTTCTGGTTCGTCACCTGCGGTTCGATGTTCATGCTCTGCGGCCACCTCCTGCGGTCCGCCGAGAAGGCCGGTGACCTCGACGCCCAACGCGACGCCGGCGCCGCCCTCACCGCCATCGGCGCCGTCGGCTCCGCCGCGATGCCGGCCAGCGGCTTCTGGGCGGTTCTGGCGATCGGAGCCGCCGCCCTCCGTCGCGGCAGACGCCCCCGCCGATAG
- a CDS encoding histidine phosphatase family protein: MPTRTVYLARHGSADAWGRLTDEGREQSRLLGQRLARLPIDVVWHSPLPRAVDSARIIAAEMGRVLVDEAAELVDHVPFVPSSDDISASWLGFFDGYDRAEADAGRRTADGLAARFGAPTRRARRPTHEVAVTHAYPIAWMVRDALGAPPARWMALAGIANTGLTVVEHADGEPPAVVMVNDMSHLPTELRWTGFTGGRPL; the protein is encoded by the coding sequence ATGCCCACCCGCACCGTCTACCTCGCGCGGCACGGGTCGGCCGACGCGTGGGGCCGGTTGACCGACGAGGGCCGCGAACAGTCCCGGTTGCTCGGCCAGCGGCTCGCGCGGCTGCCCATCGACGTAGTGTGGCACTCCCCGTTGCCCCGGGCGGTGGACAGCGCCCGGATCATCGCGGCGGAGATGGGCCGCGTACTGGTCGACGAGGCCGCGGAACTCGTCGACCATGTCCCCTTCGTCCCCTCCAGCGACGACATCTCCGCCTCCTGGCTGGGGTTCTTCGACGGCTACGACCGCGCCGAGGCCGACGCCGGCCGAAGGACGGCGGACGGGCTGGCGGCCCGGTTCGGCGCACCAACCCGGCGTGCGCGGCGCCCCACCCACGAGGTGGCGGTGACGCACGCCTACCCGATCGCGTGGATGGTGCGCGACGCGCTCGGCGCCCCACCGGCACGATGGATGGCACTGGCCGGTATCGCCAACACGGGGCTCACGGTCGTCGAACACGCCGATGGGGAACCTCCCGCGGTGGTGATGGTCAACGACATGTCCCACCTCCCGACCGAACTACGGTGGACGGGCTTCACGGGTGGGAGACCGCTGTGA
- a CDS encoding DUF2231 domain-containing protein, with amino-acid sequence MSRDHERKAQMDLPPHPLVVHVPVVLIPVSAALLVLAVAIRPLRESLAPVSVVLSALGAAGATAAFLTGEQLTNQLGARPEHEQWGLPTVVSAVALTLVALAWTSAWWRRRGTSQRDTVVTTLLAVGTVVLALTASTFTVLAGHSGAEETWGFLAA; translated from the coding sequence ATGAGTCGAGATCACGAGAGAAAGGCCCAGATGGACCTTCCGCCGCACCCCCTCGTCGTCCACGTGCCGGTGGTCCTGATTCCCGTCTCCGCCGCGCTGCTCGTCCTCGCCGTGGCCATCCGGCCACTTCGGGAGTCCCTCGCCCCCGTATCCGTCGTTCTCTCGGCTCTCGGCGCCGCGGGTGCGACGGCCGCGTTTCTGACCGGAGAACAGCTCACGAATCAGCTCGGGGCTCGGCCCGAGCACGAACAGTGGGGCCTGCCCACGGTCGTCTCCGCTGTGGCCCTGACCCTGGTCGCGTTGGCGTGGACCAGCGCCTGGTGGCGGCGGCGTGGCACGAGTCAGCGGGACACGGTGGTCACCACGCTCCTCGCGGTGGGTACCGTCGTCTTGGCCCTCACGGCCTCCACGTTCACGGTGTTGGCGGGGCACTCGGGAGCCGAGGAGACGTGGGGCTTCCTGGCCGCGTAG
- a CDS encoding TetR/AcrR family transcriptional regulator, with translation MVRLTRVERQARTRAAVLAAARQEFVEWGYGSAHVDRIAERAELTRGGVYSNFPSKRALYLAVLVGLVEGAGVPSVTEPPRSVSEALGAFATAWLERLPLGDDTGDGRLRLRSVSPVIEDDRDRQVLAQLARLEALLLALGLEACERHDPKPRRVRVAELAMAMLTGSSLLAEVAPGFGDPFDRTVAVRHLAALELADTWEPAHLPHVAPATVCQDVWAPPTSAVDHISGTRVDLDADGLVVVLGPARLEAVEEAVRSARGAEPVTVAIVTSDPIETGDLVRLRVSDVISCARRVFPAQTWAPLRLVIDDAARIATALGVAAIDDQVEAAARIRGGAIVARAEGYGAAHAAATTDQDARGKPAR, from the coding sequence GTGGTTCGACTGACGCGGGTTGAGCGACAAGCGCGCACACGCGCGGCGGTACTGGCGGCCGCGCGGCAGGAGTTCGTCGAATGGGGATATGGGTCCGCCCACGTCGATCGGATCGCCGAGCGGGCCGAGCTGACGCGTGGCGGGGTCTACTCGAACTTCCCGAGCAAACGCGCTCTGTACCTGGCGGTGCTCGTCGGCCTCGTCGAGGGCGCCGGCGTCCCGTCGGTCACCGAGCCGCCGCGTTCGGTGTCTGAGGCACTTGGGGCGTTCGCCACCGCGTGGTTGGAGCGTCTCCCCCTGGGCGACGACACGGGAGACGGTCGTCTGCGCCTGCGTTCCGTCTCGCCCGTCATCGAGGACGACCGCGACCGTCAGGTGCTCGCCCAGCTCGCGCGTTTGGAAGCGCTGCTGCTCGCGCTCGGGCTGGAAGCGTGTGAACGACACGACCCGAAGCCGCGCCGGGTGCGCGTGGCCGAACTCGCCATGGCCATGCTCACCGGGTCGAGTCTTCTGGCCGAGGTGGCGCCCGGTTTCGGCGACCCCTTCGACCGAACCGTGGCCGTGCGGCACCTGGCGGCGCTCGAGCTGGCGGATACCTGGGAACCCGCCCACCTGCCCCACGTCGCGCCGGCCACGGTGTGTCAGGACGTGTGGGCACCCCCGACCTCGGCGGTGGATCACATCAGCGGAACCAGGGTGGACCTCGACGCGGACGGCCTCGTCGTCGTCCTTGGGCCGGCACGTCTCGAGGCGGTGGAGGAAGCGGTCCGCTCCGCTCGTGGCGCGGAACCCGTCACGGTCGCCATCGTCACCAGCGACCCGATCGAGACGGGCGACCTCGTGCGGCTCCGCGTCAGTGACGTGATCTCGTGCGCCCGCCGCGTGTTCCCAGCCCAGACCTGGGCACCCCTGAGGCTGGTCATCGACGACGCGGCTCGGATCGCCACGGCTCTCGGCGTGGCGGCCATCGACGACCAGGTCGAAGCGGCGGCGCGTATCCGCGGGGGCGCCATCGTCGCCCGGGCGGAGGGCTATGGAGCCGCCCACGCCGCGGCGACCACCGACCAGGACGCGCGAGGGAAGCCGGCGAGATGA
- a CDS encoding PEP/pyruvate-binding domain-containing protein, with protein sequence MNVVDLADADPATAGGKAAPLAELTRAGFDVPRGFVVPAGVYRAAAAALGIAELSVDHAAEARARVRDFRLPNEVVDDVSLALERLTDGATTDRVAVRSSSITEDGREASAAGQHDSVLAVRGAERVCEAILECWASLWTKRAVGYRARQASRDPDPNAFATAVLVQRFVDADVSGVMFTGAASVIEASWGVGEPIVAGQVTPDSWRVGDSGILERRPGVKTERADRDDARLVTRPVVVPERTRLSLTDAEVLRLRALGDQVSTTLGGPRDIEWASTADTTWLLQARPVTVPVPDSTARPHQPAGPTALTGVPASPGTASGPVRVVRGPADFPRVRPGDVLVCRATDPAWTPLFMVASAVVTETGGVLSHAAIVAREVGIPAVLAVPEATQLLTTSSTATVDGHTGEVTTDSQAPGAV encoded by the coding sequence GTGAACGTCGTGGACCTCGCCGACGCCGATCCCGCGACCGCTGGCGGCAAGGCCGCGCCGCTGGCCGAACTGACGCGGGCCGGCTTCGACGTGCCGCGAGGCTTCGTGGTGCCGGCCGGCGTGTACCGAGCCGCGGCGGCGGCGCTCGGTATCGCCGAACTCTCCGTCGATCACGCCGCCGAGGCCCGGGCGCGCGTTCGCGACTTCCGGCTCCCGAACGAGGTCGTCGACGACGTCTCCCTGGCGCTGGAGCGCCTGACCGACGGGGCGACGACCGACCGTGTCGCCGTTCGTTCGTCCTCGATCACGGAGGACGGACGGGAGGCGTCCGCCGCGGGCCAGCACGACAGCGTCCTCGCCGTGCGCGGAGCGGAGCGGGTGTGCGAAGCGATCCTCGAGTGCTGGGCGTCGCTGTGGACGAAGCGGGCTGTCGGCTACCGGGCGCGACAGGCCAGCCGGGACCCGGACCCGAACGCGTTCGCCACGGCGGTACTGGTGCAACGGTTCGTCGACGCCGACGTCTCGGGAGTCATGTTCACCGGAGCCGCCAGCGTGATCGAAGCGTCATGGGGAGTGGGAGAGCCGATCGTCGCCGGCCAGGTCACCCCCGACTCCTGGCGAGTCGGGGACTCCGGGATTCTTGAGCGCCGGCCCGGCGTCAAGACCGAGCGCGCCGATCGAGACGACGCCCGTCTCGTCACCCGACCCGTAGTCGTTCCGGAACGGACCCGGTTGTCCCTCACCGACGCCGAGGTCCTGCGACTCCGGGCCCTCGGAGACCAGGTCTCCACCACTCTGGGCGGACCCCGGGACATCGAATGGGCCAGCACGGCGGATACCACCTGGCTCCTTCAGGCCCGACCCGTGACCGTGCCCGTGCCGGATTCCACGGCGCGGCCCCACCAGCCCGCCGGCCCCACCGCCCTCACCGGAGTGCCGGCCAGCCCAGGAACCGCGTCCGGACCAGTGCGCGTCGTGCGTGGACCCGCCGACTTTCCGAGGGTGCGCCCCGGCGACGTTCTCGTCTGCCGTGCGACGGACCCGGCGTGGACACCCCTGTTCATGGTGGCTTCGGCCGTGGTGACCGAGACGGGCGGGGTGCTCTCCCACGCGGCCATCGTCGCCCGGGAGGTCGGGATACCCGCCGTCTTGGCCGTCCCTGAAGCGACCCAACTCCTCACCACCTCGTCCACCGCCACCGTCGACGGCCACACCGGCGAAGTGACGACGGATTCCCAGGCCCCGGGGGCGGTGTAG
- a CDS encoding DEAD/DEAH box helicase family protein → MIEIVCAQQATSGAADLDEEPPWDEFLVWDSDSSQHFAILASLGRRNVRIEGSPGTRKSQTITNMIEEVAAKEM, encoded by the coding sequence GTGATCGAAATTGTGTGCGCACAACAGGCGACCTCGGGCGCCGCCGATCTGGACGAGGAGCCACCATGGGACGAATTCCTCGTGTGGGACTCCGATTCCTCGCAACATTTCGCTATTCTCGCTTCACTGGGTCGGCGCAATGTAAGGATCGAGGGGTCACCGGGCACACGAAAAAGTCAGACAATCACGAACATGATCGAGGAAGTGGCCGCCAAAGAAATGTGA
- a CDS encoding cytochrome b5 domain-containing protein: MRKRLTVVAAAVLLVAACGTEGADQETPDTDGSEANAPDSDPENTELTLEAVEANDSEESCWTVIDGVVYDLTDWISQHPGGANRILGLCGTDGTERFEGQHGDNPGPTNQLQEFELGPVE, from the coding sequence ATGCGTAAGAGGCTGACCGTCGTTGCCGCCGCGGTGCTGCTCGTGGCCGCGTGCGGTACGGAGGGAGCGGATCAGGAGACGCCGGACACGGACGGGAGTGAGGCCAACGCGCCCGACTCCGATCCCGAGAACACGGAACTCACGCTGGAGGCCGTGGAAGCCAATGACTCGGAGGAGTCCTGCTGGACCGTGATCGACGGCGTCGTCTACGACCTCACCGACTGGATCTCCCAGCACCCCGGCGGCGCGAACCGAATTCTCGGGCTGTGCGGTACTGACGGGACAGAGCGGTTCGAAGGCCAACACGGAGACAACCCCGGCCCGACCAACCAGCTCCAGGAGTTCGAACTCGGCCCGGTGGAGTGA